A window of the Candidatus Bathyarchaeia archaeon genome harbors these coding sequences:
- a CDS encoding right-handed parallel beta-helix repeat-containing protein encodes MRKTQSKKLVLVICAAVAILGSMLSVNPVKAPPTVIDVYTWGFVNGGTNVISPPIQSAVNWASVNPPGPFTFRVHTGTYQEQVTIPSALAGSTFVAVGSVTLDGASCSLPYGFELVGTNLVTVKGFTVEHFGEAGIYLHKDWNGNIPSSQNEVRNNIIQNNCGSGILLSDSHMNDIKSNTVQSNGKIGVFVDNGLGNRIKSNTVDGNAMSGIEYHVAPRTIVIGNTVTNNGQDGLNADGYSYGATIRGNTFDHNSWNGINVLSGLNTIKDNEISNNGFNGIMLAQGDNNVVWENWIYLNGMDGIFVTYSWWNWDSSDRNSIRFNRVYGNRHGVFIYSSDWNMVWNNTIYDNLFNGIQITGESPPILAEENTVYSNALQSNGLGYPPPSDWVGVDLYYDGWYGWLNNHWGTSSANDNNFGTWAVGFSFGTPPLPT; translated from the coding sequence GTGAGAAAAACGCAAAGCAAAAAGTTAGTGCTCGTTATCTGTGCAGCAGTCGCAATATTGGGCTCAATGCTGTCTGTAAATCCAGTGAAAGCACCGCCAACCGTTATCGATGTTTACACTTGGGGCTTTGTTAATGGGGGCACCAATGTTATCAGTCCTCCCATCCAGAGTGCAGTGAATTGGGCATCCGTTAACCCTCCGGGACCTTTCACTTTCAGGGTGCATACAGGCACTTATCAAGAACAGGTTACCATTCCCAGTGCACTGGCGGGTTCCACGTTTGTAGCTGTAGGCTCGGTAACACTGGACGGTGCGTCATGCAGCTTGCCTTACGGCTTCGAATTAGTAGGTACCAACTTGGTTACAGTCAAAGGTTTCACTGTAGAGCACTTTGGCGAGGCAGGCATCTATCTTCACAAAGACTGGAATGGAAATATTCCATCTTCTCAAAACGAAGTCAGAAACAACATAATTCAGAACAACTGTGGTAGCGGAATTCTCCTCAGCGACTCGCACATGAATGACATCAAATCGAACACTGTCCAAAGCAACGGGAAGATTGGAGTTTTCGTTGACAACGGGCTGGGCAACAGAATAAAAAGCAATACAGTCGACGGTAACGCCATGTCAGGTATAGAATATCACGTTGCGCCAAGAACAATAGTGATTGGTAACACCGTCACGAATAATGGTCAGGATGGTCTCAACGCCGACGGCTATTCATACGGTGCTACAATCAGGGGCAACACTTTTGATCACAACAGCTGGAACGGAATCAATGTGCTTTCGGGCTTAAACACCATTAAAGACAATGAAATCAGCAATAACGGGTTCAATGGCATCATGTTGGCGCAGGGAGACAACAACGTGGTTTGGGAAAATTGGATTTACCTCAACGGCATGGACGGCATATTCGTCACATACTCTTGGTGGAACTGGGACTCGTCTGACAGGAACTCTATCAGATTCAACAGGGTCTATGGAAATAGACACGGCGTCTTCATCTATTCTTCAGACTGGAACATGGTTTGGAACAACACAATCTATGATAATCTATTCAATGGCATACAGATCACTGGCGAGTCACCTCCGATCTTGGCGGAAGAAAACACCGTTTACAGTAATGCACTTCAGAGCAACGGCTTAGGCTATCCTCCCCCAAGCGACTGGGTGGGAGTTGATTTGTACTACGACGGATGGTATGGCTGGCTCAACAACCATTGGGGAACAAGCTCTGCCAACGACAACAACTTTGGGACATGGGCTGTAGGGTTCAGTTTCGGCACTCCACCACTTCCTACGTGA